From Anopheles funestus chromosome 3RL, idAnoFuneDA-416_04, whole genome shotgun sequence, a single genomic window includes:
- the LOC125771105 gene encoding anillin isoform X1 yields MDPFTQNILERAEKRAAAFGLTNTSKFPLSEFNYEVDKQTTGASPKKKSAAKKHSAPKPPSTSSSTSVSTRTATDGERTTTVDIGGQDNCDVALEINITTSANLQVDLGVKELENDGSVKKQWEHNIVRALEGEKENSAEAKSLIRDQSRNQLQRLGTLYSETQDLSSPVHRTEARFHEDMKQSSKPKPKLAKLAMLADSINNWEDDTSHPDITHHRETIVTGRDNKSPTVRRHSPKRAGGAASSSATCTGATPKKYPAPNPPKSILSPQKPGSKGDEPSGPSGKQGQTKSLKWDQKVMDTLESQGFQRRESTTSKLIYDYKEDKNGKKPDTYRVPASVSTANLTSRERSTTQVDQAEAVKRSTAASQQKKPIGAASMPKATGGLVSGRTAMFEKSTGRRQSILKAGQKDPAEMSLKERMAIFEKNKGAALVPKAAFGISPSIRQITGEKEGGKSSSSGSGPMSCAAIQGSGFGSITQQARPTAPASPQSKPKADHGKSAVKIETKATGSAIRNTVEALMSDTSTISQSEISEEIRRLRQQEMDMLLNRFTKPTDMSSDSMSHESQPIPSAPPMPPEGYLTASGRKQKKQSLEGHNNYPPKRRSDGTNDSPGVMAALDDVKRIRVASTAKDGRMYPALSDIETTATDSGDEVAAGDDYTTATVSGSEASERAYRTCYGDVGDDEHVVEEEDYDEEEDNERHQYEVDEDDDSFMYSDDDEEADVANVSLGREILQAVKLNDRRTSRGRRQSQDWNHKDKVAQMQSTKGVSFDLNHSITTDGSDQLEDSDLIDACLEEAFVDEGDEDSEAFDTPRKSSVSSNSFSYQKHSGRDRCATINEEHSEKVTNSGATKRKSGTPRKSQAGQPQTGTVDYSSPVRSELQVKPSKEDDDMVTLVHTVSFYRRQQQQQQNSITPRKVARTPVTLKASTSPANRAGTVDSTTALDSDEEDVSSTAESTSTGTEEGEFLVQEKVKKLLDEVCKQQTIIAQASQALNLCAATIEFSGSTESAEGERHLLVATHRRQAILDEVQRLRVEGCLRPVGAPTEKGRLTVKDITLPLKQEYMRKLASDQISGHNLVCLLKYNETVLATQTAPTLPGLLSVRFPDVLQLSNVFADFKITMEIYGMPAGREVLPHEIKYHIALGKKKGGSGSSKLLHTPKGLKSNSRLIMPPVQSPAGPQAVRSPSLTLYGFIIFSLKEIQRTSWTLNPISGCASPLDGTVNMRVNCELAVTVDYHGFLTMYEDVSGLGAWHRRWCRLQRHMINYWRYPDDEKKKAPIGSIDLQGCSTQRVGVAPRDICSRLNTLMLEFARPARDNDVESLKIVRHGKTTVERYLLSADSKEERDEWCAHLNKTLALLKAWGGSSNVTSSS; encoded by the exons ATGGATCCTTTCACACAG AATATACTCGAGCGCGCTGAAAAACGCGCCGCCGCATTTGGCTTAACGAACACTTCAAAGTTTCCATTGTCGGAATTTAACTACGAGGTGGACAAACAAACGACTGGAGCTTCGCCCAAGAAAAAGTCCGCCGCAAAGAAGCATTCAGCACCAAAGCCACCGTCTACGTCGTCGTCAACGAGCGTATCGACGCGCACGGCAACGGACGGTGAGCGTACTACCACGGTGGATATTGGTGGGCAGGACAATTGTGATGTAGCGCTGGAAATAAACATCACGACAAGCGCTAATCTGCAAGTTGACCTAGGGGTGAAGGAACTTGAAAATGATGGCAGTGTTAAAAAGCAATGGGAACATAATATTGTGCGTGCGCTCGAGGGTGAGAAGGAGAACAGCGCTGAGGCGAAAAGTCTCATACGAGACCAGAGCCGGAATCAACTGCAGCGGCTCGGTACGCTCTACTCGGAAACCCAGGACCTTTCTTCACCGGTGCATCGGACCGAGGCACGGTTTCATGAGGACATGAAGCAAAGCAGCAAACCGAAGCCAAAGCTGGCAAAGTTAGCAATGTTGGCTGATTCGATTAACAATTGGGAAGACGATACGTCGCACCCGGACATTACGCATCACCGTGAAACGATCGTAACGGGTAGGGATAATAAATCGCCTACCGTTCGCCGGCATAGTCCGAAGCGTGCTGGAGGTGCTGCCTCGTCCTCTGCCACATGTACGGGTGCAACTCCCAAAAAGTACCCAGCACCAAATCCTCCGAAATCGATCCTAAGTCCCCAGAAACCGGGTAGCAAAGGAGATGAACCATCTGGGCCGTCAGGTAAACAGGGGCAAACGAAATCACTGAAATGGGATCAGAAGGTCATGGATACGCTCGAATCGCAAGGTTTCCAGAGACGCGAATCAACTACTTCGAAACTGATATACGATTATAAGGAGGACAAGAATGGCAAAAAACCAGATACCTACAGGGTACCAGCATCGGTCTCAACTGCTAACTTAACATCACGCGAACGGAGTACTACACAGGTGGATCAAGCGGAAGCAGTAAAAAGGTCCACTGCCGCTAGCCAGCAGAAAAAACCAATTGGAGCAGCGAGTATGCCCAAGGCAACTGGTGGGTTGGTATCGGGACGAACAGCAATGTTCGAAAAATCAACCGGACGGCGTCAATCAATATTGAAAGCAGGACAAAAAGATCCAGCCGAAATGTCTCTCAAGGAGCGTATGGCTATATTTGAAAAGAACAAGGGAGCCGCCTTGGTACCGAAGGCAGCATTCGGTATAAGTCCTTCGATTCGGCAGATCACCGGAGAGAAGGAGGGTGGGAAATCGTCCTCGTCCGGATCGGGGCCAATGTCTTGCGCTGCCATTCAAGGATCTGGCTTTGGAAGCATAACGCAGCAAGCGCGACCAACTGCTCCAGCATCTCCGCAGAGCAAACCGAAAGCTGACCATGGCAAATCTGCAgtgaaaattgaaacgaaagcAACTGGTTCCGCCATTCGTAACACTGTTGAAGCTCTGATGTCGGACACGAGCACAATTTCGCAGTCGGAAATATCGGAAGAAATCCGTCGCCTGCGTCAGCAGGAGATGGACATGTTGCTCAATCGCTTTACGAAACCGACCGACATGTCGTCGGATTCGATGTCGCATGAATCGCAACCCATCCCATCAGCACCGCCGATGCCCCCGGAGGGTTACCTTACGGCCAGTGGTAGGAAGCAAAAGAAGCAATCGTTGGAGGGTCACAATAACTATCCACCCAAACGCCGCAGTG ATGGTACAAACGACAGTCCGGGTGTGATGGCTGCCCTGGATGATGTGAAGCGTATCCGGGTAGCGTCGACGGCGAAAGATGGACGCATGTACCCAGCACTGAGCGATATCGAAACGACAGCGACCGATTCGGGTGACGAAGTGGCGGCGGGTGATGATTACACTACCGCCACCGTTTCCGGTTCGGAAGCGTCGGAACGTGCCTACCGGACCTGCTACGGGGATGTCGGCGACGATGAGCATGTCGTGGAGGAGGAAGATTACGACGAAGAGGAGGATAATGAACGGCATCAGTACGAGGTGGATGAGGATGACGACAG CTTCATGTATTCCGATGATGACGAAGAGGCCGACGTCGCCAACGTAAGCCTGGGACGCGAAATTCTGCAAGCAGTCAAACTGAACGATCGTCGCACTAGCCGTGGTCGACGTCAGAGTCAAGACTGGAAC CATAAGGATAAAGTTGCCCAAATGCAGAGCACGAAAGGTGTGTctttcgacctaaatcattcCATTACCACCGATGGTTCGGATCAGCTCGAGGACAGCGATCTGATCGATGCCTGTCTCGAGGAAGCTTTTGTTGATGAGGGCGACGAAGACAGTGAAGCGTTTGATACACCC CGTAAGTCTTCAGTTTCGTCCAACAGTTTCTCCTATCAGAAACATTCAGGGCGCGATCGTTGCGCTACAATCAACGAGGAGCACTCAGAGAAGGTGACCAACAGTGGGGCTACCAAGCGTAAGTCTGGTACACCGCGCAAAAGCCAAGCTGGCCAACCGCAGACTGGTACCGTTGATTATAGCAGCCCGGTACGTTCGGAACTGCAGGTAAAGCCGTCTAAAGAGGATGACGATATGGTCACGTTGGTCCATACCGTCAGCTTCTACCGtcggcaacagcaacagcaacaaaattcgATAACTCCACGAAAAGTCGCACGTACACCGGTGACGCTGAAGGCATCCACTTCACCGGCCAACAGAGCGGGTACGGTTGATTCTACCACGGCACTCGATTCGGACGAAGAAGATGTGTCCAGTACCGCCGAGTCTACCTCCACCGGCACGGAGGAAGGTGAATTTTTGGTACaggaaaaggtgaaaaaactTTTGGACGAAGTTTGCAAACAGCAGACGATAATTGCCCAAGCGAGCCAGGCGTTGAACCTTTGCGCTGCCACAATCGAATTTTCCGGCTCAACGGAATCGGCCGAAGGCGAACGACATCTGCTCGTAGCGA CGCATCGCCGACAagccattttggacgaagtgcAACGGCTACGTGTCGAAGGCTGTCTACGGCCAGTGGGTGCACCCACGGAAAAGGGTCGCCTGACGGTGAAGGATATCACGCTGCCCCTCAAACAGGAGTACATGCGGAAGCTAGCATCAGATCAAATCAGTGGCCATAATTTGGTCTGTCTGCTAAAGTATAATGAAACCGTATTGGCCACACAGACGGCACCAACGTTACCAGGACTGCTTTCGGTACGATTTCCCGATGTGCTTCAGCTGAGTAACGTATTTGCTGATTTTAAG ATAACGATGGAAATTTACGGCATGCCCGCTGGTCGTGAGGTCCTGCCGCACGAGATAAAGTATCATATTGCGTTGGGCAAAAAGAAAGGCGGTAGTGGATCGAGCAAGCTGCTCCATACGCCGAAAGGGCTGAAAAGTAATTCGCGGCTCATAATGCCTCCAGTGCAATCCCCGGCCGGACCGCAAGCCGTCCGGTCGCCGTCGCTTACACTGTACGGATTCATCATTTTCTCGCTGAAAGAAATTCAACGTACGAGCTGGACGCTTAATCCCATCTCGGGCTGTGCAAGCCCATTAGATGGTACGGTTAACATGCGTGTGAATTGCGAGCTAGCGGTGACGGTGGACTATCACGGCTTTTTGACGATGTATGAGGACGTTTCGGGGCTGGGCGCATGGCACAGGCGCTGGTGTCGACTGCAACGTCACATGATCAATTACTGGCGGTATCCGGacgacgaaaagaaaaaggcaCCGATCGGTAGTATTGATCTGCAGGGCTGCAGCACGCAGCGTGTTGGTGTTGCACCACGCGACATCTGCTCACGGTTGAACACGTTGATGCTGGAGTTTGCACGCCCCGCACGGGACAATGATGTTGAATCGTTGAAGATTGTACGACATGGCAAAACCACCGTCGAAAG GTATTTGCTTTCAGCGGATTCAAAAGAGGAACGAGATGAATGGTGTGCCCATCTGAACAAAACGTTGGCACTGTTGAAAGCCTGGGGGGGTTCGAGTAACGTCACCAGTAGTAGCTAA
- the LOC125771105 gene encoding anillin isoform X2 yields the protein MDPFTQNILERAEKRAAAFGLTNTSKFPLSEFNYEVDKQTTGASPKKKSAAKKHSAPKPPSTSSSTSVSTRTATDGERTTTVDIGGQDNCDVALEINITTSANLQVDLGVKELENDGSVKKQWEHNIVRALEGEKENSAEAKSLIRDQSRNQLQRLGTLYSETQDLSSPVHRTEARFHEDMKQSSKPKPKLAKLAMLADSINNWEDDTSHPDITHHRETIVTGRDNKSPTVRRHSPKRAGGAASSSATCTGATPKKYPAPNPPKSILSPQKPGSKGDEPSGPSGKQGQTKSLKWDQKVMDTLESQGFQRRESTTSKLIYDYKEDKNGKKPDTYRVPASVSTANLTSRERSTTQVDQAEAVKRSTAASQQKKPIGAASMPKATGGLVSGRTAMFEKSTGRRQSILKAGQKDPAEMSLKERMAIFEKNKGAALVPKAAFGISPSIRQITGEKEGGKSSSSGSGPMSCAAIQGSGFGSITQQARPTAPASPQSKPKADHGKSAVKIETKATGSAIRNTVEALMSDTSTISQSEISEEIRRLRQQEMDMLLNRFTKPTDMSSDSMSHESQPIPSAPPMPPEGYLTASGRKQKKQSLEGHNNYPPKRRSDGTNDSPGVMAALDDVKRIRVASTAKDGRMYPALSDIETTATDSGDEVAAGDDYTTATVSGSEASERAYRTCYGDVGDDEHVVEEEDYDEEEDNERHQYEVDEDDDSFMYSDDDEEADVANVSLGREILQAVKLNDRRTSRGRRQSQDWNRKSSVSSNSFSYQKHSGRDRCATINEEHSEKVTNSGATKRKSGTPRKSQAGQPQTGTVDYSSPVRSELQVKPSKEDDDMVTLVHTVSFYRRQQQQQQNSITPRKVARTPVTLKASTSPANRAGTVDSTTALDSDEEDVSSTAESTSTGTEEGEFLVQEKVKKLLDEVCKQQTIIAQASQALNLCAATIEFSGSTESAEGERHLLVATHRRQAILDEVQRLRVEGCLRPVGAPTEKGRLTVKDITLPLKQEYMRKLASDQISGHNLVCLLKYNETVLATQTAPTLPGLLSVRFPDVLQLSNVFADFKITMEIYGMPAGREVLPHEIKYHIALGKKKGGSGSSKLLHTPKGLKSNSRLIMPPVQSPAGPQAVRSPSLTLYGFIIFSLKEIQRTSWTLNPISGCASPLDGTVNMRVNCELAVTVDYHGFLTMYEDVSGLGAWHRRWCRLQRHMINYWRYPDDEKKKAPIGSIDLQGCSTQRVGVAPRDICSRLNTLMLEFARPARDNDVESLKIVRHGKTTVERYLLSADSKEERDEWCAHLNKTLALLKAWGGSSNVTSSS from the exons ATGGATCCTTTCACACAG AATATACTCGAGCGCGCTGAAAAACGCGCCGCCGCATTTGGCTTAACGAACACTTCAAAGTTTCCATTGTCGGAATTTAACTACGAGGTGGACAAACAAACGACTGGAGCTTCGCCCAAGAAAAAGTCCGCCGCAAAGAAGCATTCAGCACCAAAGCCACCGTCTACGTCGTCGTCAACGAGCGTATCGACGCGCACGGCAACGGACGGTGAGCGTACTACCACGGTGGATATTGGTGGGCAGGACAATTGTGATGTAGCGCTGGAAATAAACATCACGACAAGCGCTAATCTGCAAGTTGACCTAGGGGTGAAGGAACTTGAAAATGATGGCAGTGTTAAAAAGCAATGGGAACATAATATTGTGCGTGCGCTCGAGGGTGAGAAGGAGAACAGCGCTGAGGCGAAAAGTCTCATACGAGACCAGAGCCGGAATCAACTGCAGCGGCTCGGTACGCTCTACTCGGAAACCCAGGACCTTTCTTCACCGGTGCATCGGACCGAGGCACGGTTTCATGAGGACATGAAGCAAAGCAGCAAACCGAAGCCAAAGCTGGCAAAGTTAGCAATGTTGGCTGATTCGATTAACAATTGGGAAGACGATACGTCGCACCCGGACATTACGCATCACCGTGAAACGATCGTAACGGGTAGGGATAATAAATCGCCTACCGTTCGCCGGCATAGTCCGAAGCGTGCTGGAGGTGCTGCCTCGTCCTCTGCCACATGTACGGGTGCAACTCCCAAAAAGTACCCAGCACCAAATCCTCCGAAATCGATCCTAAGTCCCCAGAAACCGGGTAGCAAAGGAGATGAACCATCTGGGCCGTCAGGTAAACAGGGGCAAACGAAATCACTGAAATGGGATCAGAAGGTCATGGATACGCTCGAATCGCAAGGTTTCCAGAGACGCGAATCAACTACTTCGAAACTGATATACGATTATAAGGAGGACAAGAATGGCAAAAAACCAGATACCTACAGGGTACCAGCATCGGTCTCAACTGCTAACTTAACATCACGCGAACGGAGTACTACACAGGTGGATCAAGCGGAAGCAGTAAAAAGGTCCACTGCCGCTAGCCAGCAGAAAAAACCAATTGGAGCAGCGAGTATGCCCAAGGCAACTGGTGGGTTGGTATCGGGACGAACAGCAATGTTCGAAAAATCAACCGGACGGCGTCAATCAATATTGAAAGCAGGACAAAAAGATCCAGCCGAAATGTCTCTCAAGGAGCGTATGGCTATATTTGAAAAGAACAAGGGAGCCGCCTTGGTACCGAAGGCAGCATTCGGTATAAGTCCTTCGATTCGGCAGATCACCGGAGAGAAGGAGGGTGGGAAATCGTCCTCGTCCGGATCGGGGCCAATGTCTTGCGCTGCCATTCAAGGATCTGGCTTTGGAAGCATAACGCAGCAAGCGCGACCAACTGCTCCAGCATCTCCGCAGAGCAAACCGAAAGCTGACCATGGCAAATCTGCAgtgaaaattgaaacgaaagcAACTGGTTCCGCCATTCGTAACACTGTTGAAGCTCTGATGTCGGACACGAGCACAATTTCGCAGTCGGAAATATCGGAAGAAATCCGTCGCCTGCGTCAGCAGGAGATGGACATGTTGCTCAATCGCTTTACGAAACCGACCGACATGTCGTCGGATTCGATGTCGCATGAATCGCAACCCATCCCATCAGCACCGCCGATGCCCCCGGAGGGTTACCTTACGGCCAGTGGTAGGAAGCAAAAGAAGCAATCGTTGGAGGGTCACAATAACTATCCACCCAAACGCCGCAGTG ATGGTACAAACGACAGTCCGGGTGTGATGGCTGCCCTGGATGATGTGAAGCGTATCCGGGTAGCGTCGACGGCGAAAGATGGACGCATGTACCCAGCACTGAGCGATATCGAAACGACAGCGACCGATTCGGGTGACGAAGTGGCGGCGGGTGATGATTACACTACCGCCACCGTTTCCGGTTCGGAAGCGTCGGAACGTGCCTACCGGACCTGCTACGGGGATGTCGGCGACGATGAGCATGTCGTGGAGGAGGAAGATTACGACGAAGAGGAGGATAATGAACGGCATCAGTACGAGGTGGATGAGGATGACGACAG CTTCATGTATTCCGATGATGACGAAGAGGCCGACGTCGCCAACGTAAGCCTGGGACGCGAAATTCTGCAAGCAGTCAAACTGAACGATCGTCGCACTAGCCGTGGTCGACGTCAGAGTCAAGACTGGAAC CGTAAGTCTTCAGTTTCGTCCAACAGTTTCTCCTATCAGAAACATTCAGGGCGCGATCGTTGCGCTACAATCAACGAGGAGCACTCAGAGAAGGTGACCAACAGTGGGGCTACCAAGCGTAAGTCTGGTACACCGCGCAAAAGCCAAGCTGGCCAACCGCAGACTGGTACCGTTGATTATAGCAGCCCGGTACGTTCGGAACTGCAGGTAAAGCCGTCTAAAGAGGATGACGATATGGTCACGTTGGTCCATACCGTCAGCTTCTACCGtcggcaacagcaacagcaacaaaattcgATAACTCCACGAAAAGTCGCACGTACACCGGTGACGCTGAAGGCATCCACTTCACCGGCCAACAGAGCGGGTACGGTTGATTCTACCACGGCACTCGATTCGGACGAAGAAGATGTGTCCAGTACCGCCGAGTCTACCTCCACCGGCACGGAGGAAGGTGAATTTTTGGTACaggaaaaggtgaaaaaactTTTGGACGAAGTTTGCAAACAGCAGACGATAATTGCCCAAGCGAGCCAGGCGTTGAACCTTTGCGCTGCCACAATCGAATTTTCCGGCTCAACGGAATCGGCCGAAGGCGAACGACATCTGCTCGTAGCGA CGCATCGCCGACAagccattttggacgaagtgcAACGGCTACGTGTCGAAGGCTGTCTACGGCCAGTGGGTGCACCCACGGAAAAGGGTCGCCTGACGGTGAAGGATATCACGCTGCCCCTCAAACAGGAGTACATGCGGAAGCTAGCATCAGATCAAATCAGTGGCCATAATTTGGTCTGTCTGCTAAAGTATAATGAAACCGTATTGGCCACACAGACGGCACCAACGTTACCAGGACTGCTTTCGGTACGATTTCCCGATGTGCTTCAGCTGAGTAACGTATTTGCTGATTTTAAG ATAACGATGGAAATTTACGGCATGCCCGCTGGTCGTGAGGTCCTGCCGCACGAGATAAAGTATCATATTGCGTTGGGCAAAAAGAAAGGCGGTAGTGGATCGAGCAAGCTGCTCCATACGCCGAAAGGGCTGAAAAGTAATTCGCGGCTCATAATGCCTCCAGTGCAATCCCCGGCCGGACCGCAAGCCGTCCGGTCGCCGTCGCTTACACTGTACGGATTCATCATTTTCTCGCTGAAAGAAATTCAACGTACGAGCTGGACGCTTAATCCCATCTCGGGCTGTGCAAGCCCATTAGATGGTACGGTTAACATGCGTGTGAATTGCGAGCTAGCGGTGACGGTGGACTATCACGGCTTTTTGACGATGTATGAGGACGTTTCGGGGCTGGGCGCATGGCACAGGCGCTGGTGTCGACTGCAACGTCACATGATCAATTACTGGCGGTATCCGGacgacgaaaagaaaaaggcaCCGATCGGTAGTATTGATCTGCAGGGCTGCAGCACGCAGCGTGTTGGTGTTGCACCACGCGACATCTGCTCACGGTTGAACACGTTGATGCTGGAGTTTGCACGCCCCGCACGGGACAATGATGTTGAATCGTTGAAGATTGTACGACATGGCAAAACCACCGTCGAAAG GTATTTGCTTTCAGCGGATTCAAAAGAGGAACGAGATGAATGGTGTGCCCATCTGAACAAAACGTTGGCACTGTTGAAAGCCTGGGGGGGTTCGAGTAACGTCACCAGTAGTAGCTAA
- the LOC125771110 gene encoding probable very-long-chain enoyl-CoA reductase art-1, with protein sequence MEIEFLDAKSSKSLGKCRVSGDTTLQALKAEVHKLKPALTVHRQSLRLEPRGKAPKESETLKTLNVSSGGKIYVRDLGPQISWKGVFLAEYAGPIFVYLLFYQRPSLIYANADNPMSLTAKIAAACWVGHYSKRLLETLFVHRFSHATMPLRNLFKNCSYYWAFAGYVAYHVNHPLFTEPCSALVYAGLATFVVSELGNFSIHILLRNLRPAGSNVRKIPVPDANPLTQLFNFVSCPNYTYEFFSWVGYTLMTSCIPAGLFAAAGMYQMTVWALGKHRNYKKEFKDYPKNRKAILPFVL encoded by the exons ATGGAG ATCGAATTTTTGGATGCCAAATCATCGAAATCGCTTGGCAAGTGTCGTGTTTCAGGCGACACCACACTGCAAGCGCTTAAAGCCGAGGTGCACAAGCTGAAACCCGCCCTGACCGTCCATCGCCAGTCGCTCCGGTTGGAACCACGCGGCAAAGCACCGAAGGAAAGCGAAACACTGAAAACGCTCAATGTGTCTTCGGGAGGGAAAATTTATGTTCGCGATCTTGGGCCACAGATCAGCTGGAAGGGTGTATTCCTGGCGGAGTATGCAGGGCCAATATTTGTCTATCTGCTTTTCTACCAGCGACCATCACTCATCTACGCCAATGCCGACAATCCGATGAGCCTTACCGCCAA GATTGCGGCAGCATGCTGGGTCGGACACTACTCTAAACGTCTGCTAGAGACACTGTTCGTACACCGATTCTCTCATGCAACAATGCCACTGAGGAATCTGTTTAAAAATTGCTCCTATTATTGGGCGTTCGCCGGGTACGTGGCTTATCACGTTAACCATCCACTATTCACGGAACCTTGCTCGGCATTGGTGTATGCCGGGTTGGCCACTTTTGTG gtcaGTGAGCTGGGCAATTTCTCTATTCACATTTTGCTGCGCAACTTGCGACCGGCAGGATCGAACGTGAGGAAAATCCCCGTACCGGATGCTAATCCACTCACGCAACTGTTCAA CTTTGTCTCGTGCCCAAACTACACGTACGAGTTCTTCTCGTGGGTCGGTTATACCTTGATGACGTCCTGCATTCCAGCCGGCCTCTTTGCTGCTGCCGGCATGTACCAGATGACCGTATGGGCTCTCGGCAAACACCGCAACTACAAGAAAGAGTTCAAAGACTATCCGAAAAATCGCAAAGCTATTCTTCCGTTTGTGCTGTAA
- the LOC125771108 gene encoding uncharacterized protein LOC125771108, protein MIPSTGKIDRLLVELRPRLQCANFFISFPRKFADIESTTIELATDRITIVMKGERERYEIRTGDYFQLHTQTLSSLVIKNRYICFRVNTNESVFGSERLSTDTNPDDEPFRLLCNVEAGKPYRVLCNNCGGPLVEPADQNESGISFNRVLELPSEQLDTDDWFCHRHDHPREEEQQVHSGHTHGETSTPSLSTTFEPQQYDLFYGTFYALMHRSVLQRVHVRKERFVYCKRCLQYLGSTRKNRSSVKLWYENVRFQADRSIPVALFRTDDALELFHHLVRKTVREFNFVTHLGLPPSIKLMFELRRPGMEGDVFYLLMQIMDCQLSVFRAKQKRTGSGSSESCSDDIDDDRAKKDERKLEPHQTDGGEIHESEDEDDDDDDVFIDSTYRKHTIKLERHRAMKLMYRYEKYEEQPLFVFWREDSNVVNLELSEPMFSAAIRYLDANSSYVPECYRVNLGFSMSYLDIS, encoded by the coding sequence ATGATCCCATCCACGGGAAAGATCGATCGGTTACTGGTCGAGCTACGGCCACGTTTACAGTGTGCCAACTTTTTCATATCTTTTCCACGAAAGTTTGCCGATATCGAATCAACCACCATCGAATTGGCCACCGATCGTATAACGATCGTTATGAAAGGTGAACGAGAGCGGTACGAAATACGTACCGGTGACTACTTCCAGCTGCACACCCAAACGCTCAGTTCGCTGGTCATTAAGAATCGTTACATTTGCTTCCGGGTGAACACTAACGAGAGTGTGTTCGGTTCCGAACGACTGTCTACCGATACCAACCCGGACGACGAACCTTTCCGGCTGCTTTGTAATGTTGAGGCGGGCAAACCTTATCGAGTGCTTTGCAACAACTGTGGAGGCCCACTGGTAGAGCCTGCCGACCAAAACGAGTCGGGAATTTCATTCAACCGCGTACTGGAATTACCCTCCGAGCAGCTGGATACAGACGACTGGTTCTGTCATCGACACGATCATCCTCGAGAAGAAGAGCAACAGGTACACAGTGGCCACACGCATGGTGAAACTTCCACCCCTTCCCTAAGCACGACGTTCGAACCACAACAGTACGATCTGTTCTACGGCACGTTCTACGCGCTAATGCATCGTTCCGTGCTGCAGCGAGTTCATGTGCGCAAGGAACGTTTCGTGTACTGTAAGCGATGCCTGCAGTATCTGGGATCAACGCGAAAGAATCGATCATCGGTGAAGCTTTGGTACGAAAACGTTCGCTTCCAGGCGGACCGATCGATCCCGGTTGCACTCTTCCGAACGGATGATGCATTGGAGTTGTTTCACCATCTCGTTCGCAAGACGGTGCGGGAATTTAACTTCGTCACCCATCTCGGACTTCCGCCGTCGATAAAGCTGATGTTTGAACTGCGTCGTCCCGGAATGGAAGGAGATGTTTTCTATCTGCTAATGCAAATCATGGATTGTCAGCTGAGCGTATTTCGTGCGAAACAGAAACGCACCGGATCGGGTTCGTCAGAATCATGCTCGGACGATATCGATGATGACCGAGCAAAGAAGGACGAACGGAAGCTCGAACCGCATCAAACTGATGGTGGGGAGATCCATGAGAGCGAGGATgaagatgacgacgacgatgatgtgTTTATAGATAGCACCTACCGGAAGCATACGATCAAGCTGGAACGACATCGGGCAATGAAGCTGATGTATCGGTATGAAAAGTACGAAGAGCAACCGTTGTTCGTATTCTGGCGGGAGGACAGTAATGTGGTCAATCTGGAGCTGTCCGAACCTATGTTTAGTGCAGCTATACGCTATCTGGACGCGAACTCAAGCTATGTGCCAGAATGTTATCGGGTGAATCTTGGTTTTAGCATGAGCTATCTGGATATTTCCTAG